A region of Salvelinus alpinus chromosome 6, SLU_Salpinus.1, whole genome shotgun sequence DNA encodes the following proteins:
- the LOC139578423 gene encoding ribonuclease P protein subunit p21-like, translated as MAGNVKDKEAYQRLNFLYQAAHCVLSQTPENVELARFYCFTQKTIAKRLVLRQDPSVKRTLCKKCCSLMVPGVTATARQRRTKHRNRMTVLRCLRCGQCKRFLNNPEHRLWVDQPEAQLENQSQPSDFYPGITPLHCKQGPSTKDLKEKADGPISQISSTGPSSPQHQVPPSKPKT; from the exons ATGGCAGGAAACGTGAAAGACAAGGAGGCTTATCAAAGACTGAACTTCCTGTATCAG GCTGCACACTGTGTTTTGTCTCAAACCCCTGAGAATGTGGAGTTAGCACGTTTTTACTGCTTCACTCAGAAGACAATCGCAAAACGTTTGGTACTGAGACA AGACCCCTCAGTGAAAAGAACATTATGTAAGAAGTGCTGCTCTTTGATGGTCCCAGGAGTAACTGCCACAGCCAGACAGAGAA GGACTAAGCACAGAAACCGCATGACTGTGCTGCGATGTCTTCGCTGTGGGCAGTGCAAGAGGTTCCTAAACAATCCGGAGCATCGCCTGTGGGTGGACCAGCCTGAGGCTCAGCTGGAGAACCAATCACAGCCAAGTGATTTTTACCCTGGAATAACTCCACTACATTGCA AACAAGGTCCCTCCACTAAAGATTTGAAGGAGAAAGCAGATGGACCCATATCGCAGATATCCTCCACAGGGCCTTCCTCTCCCCAGCACCAGGTGCCTCCATCCAAGCCCAAAACCTGA
- the LOC139578422 gene encoding aquaporin-12-like, with product MSELDVSLGYFLAVVAFGAAFRVLFRKWPCLSFAAEFTTSFVLVACWLEVQTIIEIGEWAGVLESDVTLTIRFVVLLTHGVICAGATGNPSLTLMNFLMLETPTLHTLLAFAAQFLGAHLALIVAGYYWAMELNDMHIIKNLIFRECSTALRVSLVQGVYSECVCAFIFYLIYLSLRCRSALIRVPFFAAVLTLLSHAASGYTSAFLNPSLAYGLTFYCPGFSFTEYSVVYCLGPIIGMTLALLLYMGHIPRIFAKNLLYSQKTHVQVPKGDGDKKKK from the exons ATGTCTGAGCTTGATGTCTCCCTTGGTTACTTTCTTGCTGTTGTGGCGTTTGGTGCAGCCTTTAGAGTCCTTTTCAGAAAATGGCCTTGTTTGAGCTTTGCAGCAGAGTTCACAACCTCATTTGTGCTGGTGGCATGCTGGCTGGAGGTGCAGACCATTATAGAGATTGGCGAGTGGGCAGGGGTACTGGAATCAGACGTTACTCTAACCATACGGTTTGTGGTGCTGCTGACCCATGGTGTGATATGTGCTGGAGCCACTGGAAACCCCTCCCTGACTCTGATGAATTTCCTGATGCTGGAGACCCCTACACTGCACACTCTGCTGGCTTTCGCTGCTCAGTTCCTGGGGGCACACCTGGCCCTGATTGTAGCTGGCTACTACTGGGCAATGGAGCTCAATGACATGCACATAATTAAGAACCTGATATTTAGGGAGTGCAGCACAGCCCTGCGTGTCTCCCTGGTGCAGGGGGTCtattctgagtgtgtgtgtgcattcatctTCTATCTGATATACCTCAGCCTGAGATGTCGCTCTGCGTTGATTCGGGTGCCTTTCTTTGCAGCTGTGCTCACCCTTCTCTCCCATGCAG CCAGTGGTTATACCTCAGCTTTCCTGAACCCCTCCCTGGCCTATGGCCTTACCTTCTACTGTCCTGGGTTTTCCTTTACGGAGTACTCAGTGGTCTACTGCCTTGGGCCCATTATTG GAATGACCCTGGCCCTTCTCCTGTACATGGGTCACATTCCCAGGATTTTTGCAAAGAATCTGCTGTATTCCCAGAAGACCCACGTACAGGTGCCAAAGGGGGACGGAGATAAAAAGAAAAAGTGA